From Ignavibacteriota bacterium, the proteins below share one genomic window:
- a CDS encoding DUF3108 domain-containing protein, protein MKSEKLKVLLLCLIFLFVLQSFAQEQKDSLNAISSDTLRKIPNKAFAAGEILKFDVNYGFVTAGEAVIKISDVMHNGRKCFKVDFEVDSKPFFDWIYKVRDRYSTIIDAEGLFPWRFEQHIREGGYTRDFIADFDQVHHFAHTTEGSHPIPPYVHDMLSAFFFARVVDFSNYKPGEKLRLQNFYKDSTYELDVKYKGKQEIEVEAGTFNCIVVEPLAREGGLFKSEGKVNVWLTDDERRIPVQVSTKVIIGSIDAELIEYSGINGPIPSKIDD, encoded by the coding sequence ATGAAAAGTGAAAAATTAAAAGTTCTTTTGTTGTGTTTGATATTTCTGTTTGTTTTGCAATCATTTGCACAAGAGCAGAAGGATTCACTCAACGCTATTTCATCGGACACGCTTCGGAAGATACCGAACAAGGCGTTCGCCGCAGGTGAAATTCTGAAATTTGATGTGAACTATGGATTTGTCACAGCGGGTGAAGCTGTCATCAAAATATCGGATGTCATGCACAACGGACGTAAGTGTTTCAAGGTGGATTTTGAGGTTGACTCAAAGCCGTTCTTTGATTGGATTTACAAAGTGCGTGACCGTTACTCTACAATCATTGATGCGGAGGGATTGTTCCCTTGGAGATTTGAACAGCACATTCGCGAAGGCGGGTACACGAGAGATTTCATTGCAGACTTTGACCAAGTTCATCACTTCGCACACACAACGGAAGGAAGCCACCCGATTCCGCCGTATGTTCATGATATGCTCTCTGCGTTTTTCTTTGCTCGTGTCGTTGACTTTTCAAACTACAAGCCGGGAGAAAAACTTCGCCTGCAAAATTTTTATAAAGATTCTACCTACGAACTCGATGTGAAGTATAAAGGGAAACAGGAAATTGAAGTTGAGGCGGGAACATTTAATTGCATCGTGGTTGAACCGTTGGCGCGTGAAGGCGGACTGTTCAAAAGCGAAGGAAAGGTGAACGTGTGGCTGACTGATGATGAACGAAGAATTCCGGTTCAGGTCAGTACGAAAGTAATCATCGGTTCGATTGATGCCGAGTTGATTGAGTACAGCGGCATCAACGGTCCGATTCCATCAAAGATTGATGATTGA